The proteins below are encoded in one region of Micromonospora sp. DSM 45708:
- the rox gene encoding rifampin monooxygenase — MFDVIIVGGGPTGMMLAGELRLYGVNVLVLEKEAAPPPFVRSLGLHVRSVEVLDQRGLLERFLDHGKTYPIRPGEIRGFFAGIEKPAPAGLDTAHGYVLGIPQTLTDRLLAEHAAEVGAEIRRGDAVVALDQDDDGVTVGLDGASATPLRARYVVGCDGGRSTVRKLLGVGFPGEPSTVDTLLGEMEVTASPEHIVEVMTEVRRTEKRFGLGPSGRPGVFRVVVPAAGVAEDRATPPTIEEFRQQLRRYAGTDFGVHSPRWLSRFGDATRQAERYRVGRVFLAGDAAHVHPPMGGQGLNLGLQDAFNLGWKLAAAVTGRAPDDLLDSYQAERHPVAADVLDNTRAQMHLTSTEPGPQAVRRLVAQLMDVDEVNRLLIEKITAISVRYDFGPGHDLLGRRLRDVRLRTGRLFEVMRTGQGLLLDRTGRLSVAGWADRVGHVTDPDADLDVPALLLRPDGHVAWVGDDQRTLDGALARWFGGSRADVDGGPAGPAR; from the coding sequence ATGTTCGATGTGATCATTGTCGGCGGCGGCCCGACCGGCATGATGCTGGCGGGTGAGCTGCGCCTGTACGGCGTGAACGTGCTCGTGCTGGAGAAGGAGGCCGCGCCGCCGCCGTTCGTGCGGTCACTCGGGCTGCACGTCCGCAGTGTCGAGGTGCTGGACCAACGGGGTCTGCTGGAGCGTTTCCTCGACCACGGCAAGACGTATCCGATCCGTCCCGGCGAGATCCGGGGATTCTTCGCGGGAATCGAGAAGCCCGCGCCCGCCGGGTTGGACACCGCGCACGGATATGTGCTCGGCATTCCGCAGACGCTCACCGACCGGCTGCTCGCCGAGCACGCGGCCGAGGTCGGCGCCGAGATCCGGCGCGGCGACGCCGTGGTCGCGCTGGACCAGGACGACGACGGCGTGACCGTCGGCCTCGACGGCGCGTCGGCGACGCCGTTGCGGGCGCGCTACGTCGTCGGCTGCGACGGCGGGCGCAGCACGGTCCGGAAGCTGCTCGGGGTCGGGTTCCCCGGTGAGCCGTCGACTGTCGACACGTTGCTGGGCGAGATGGAGGTGACCGCGTCCCCGGAGCACATCGTCGAGGTGATGACCGAGGTGCGCCGGACGGAGAAACGGTTCGGGCTGGGGCCGTCCGGCCGACCGGGCGTGTTCCGGGTGGTGGTGCCGGCGGCGGGCGTGGCCGAGGACCGGGCGACGCCGCCGACGATCGAGGAGTTCCGGCAGCAGCTGCGCCGGTACGCCGGCACCGACTTCGGCGTGCACTCCCCCCGTTGGCTGTCGCGCTTCGGTGACGCGACCCGCCAGGCCGAACGCTACCGGGTCGGGCGGGTGTTCCTGGCCGGGGACGCCGCGCACGTCCACCCGCCGATGGGCGGGCAGGGGCTCAATCTCGGCCTCCAGGACGCGTTCAACCTGGGCTGGAAGCTGGCGGCGGCCGTCACCGGCCGGGCGCCGGACGACCTGCTCGACAGCTACCAGGCCGAACGGCATCCGGTGGCCGCCGACGTGCTGGACAACACCCGCGCGCAGATGCACCTGACGAGCACCGAACCCGGGCCGCAGGCGGTCCGGCGGTTGGTGGCGCAGTTGATGGACGTCGACGAGGTGAACCGGCTCCTGATCGAGAAGATCACCGCGATCAGCGTCCGGTACGACTTCGGCCCGGGCCACGACCTGCTCGGGCGGCGGCTGCGCGACGTCCGGCTCCGGACCGGGCGTCTGTTCGAGGTGATGCGTACCGGCCAGGGGCTGCTGCTCGACCGGACCGGACGGCTGTCCGTGGCCGGCTGGGCCGACCGGGTCGGTCACGTCACCGACCCCGACGCCGACCTGGACGTGCCGGCTCTCCTGCTCCGGCCGGACGGGCACGTGGCGTGGGTCGGCGACGACCAGCGGACGCTCGACGGGGCGCTGGCCCGGTGGTTCGGCGGCAGCCGCGCCGACGTCGACGGCGGCCCGGCGGGGCCCGCCCGCTAG
- a CDS encoding cellulose-binding domain-containing protein, producing the protein MTILRARPAPILATVAALAAVAATGTALLAGPAAAAQGCRVDYTPNQWSGGFTANIKVSPGDTAVSGWTVTWTYPGDQRVTNGWNATVTQSGSTVTARNVSYNGSIPAGGSTEFGVQGTFSAGGGAPTGFSLNGVPCNGAGPTGAPTTTVPTTAPPTTAPPTTAPPTTAPPTSAPPTTAPPPTTAPPPVGCAGAALCDGFENQTGSTPSGDWTVVNPDCAGAGTATVDTTTAHSGSRAVRINGAAGYCNHVFIRSTKNLGSLGSVRYGRIWVRHTTAQPTDHTTMMAMTDAADGNKDLRMGGQNGAMQWNRASDDATLPEQSPAGVAQSLPLPTNRWACLEFMVDGSAGQLRTWLDGAAVPGLTADGVPTHDIDGQWYNRTWRPQLTDLKLGWESYGGGSDTLWYDDVAVGSSRIGC; encoded by the coding sequence ATGACGATTCTCCGCGCCCGCCCCGCCCCGATCCTGGCGACCGTCGCCGCGCTGGCCGCCGTGGCCGCGACCGGGACGGCTCTGCTCGCCGGTCCGGCCGCAGCCGCCCAGGGCTGCCGGGTCGACTACACGCCCAACCAGTGGTCCGGCGGGTTTACCGCCAACATCAAGGTTTCCCCCGGCGACACCGCCGTCTCCGGCTGGACGGTCACCTGGACGTACCCCGGCGACCAGCGCGTCACGAACGGCTGGAACGCCACGGTCACCCAGTCCGGATCGACGGTGACCGCCCGCAACGTGTCGTACAACGGCAGCATCCCGGCCGGCGGCTCCACCGAGTTCGGCGTGCAGGGCACGTTCTCCGCCGGCGGCGGCGCGCCGACCGGGTTCAGCCTGAACGGTGTGCCGTGCAACGGCGCCGGGCCGACCGGCGCGCCCACCACGACGGTGCCGACCACCGCGCCGCCCACCACCGCGCCGCCCACCACCGCGCCGCCCACCACCGCGCCGCCCACGTCCGCGCCGCCCACCACCGCGCCGCCGCCGACCACCGCGCCGCCGCCGGTCGGGTGCGCCGGCGCGGCGCTCTGCGACGGCTTCGAGAACCAGACCGGCTCGACGCCGTCCGGCGACTGGACCGTGGTGAACCCGGACTGCGCCGGCGCCGGCACGGCCACCGTCGACACGACCACCGCGCACAGCGGCAGCCGGGCGGTCCGGATCAACGGCGCCGCCGGCTACTGCAACCACGTGTTCATCCGGTCCACGAAGAACCTCGGCAGCCTCGGCAGCGTCCGGTACGGCCGGATCTGGGTGCGGCACACCACCGCCCAGCCCACCGACCACACCACGATGATGGCGATGACCGACGCCGCCGACGGCAACAAGGACCTGCGGATGGGCGGCCAGAACGGCGCCATGCAGTGGAACCGCGCCTCGGACGACGCCACGCTGCCCGAACAGAGCCCGGCCGGGGTGGCGCAGAGCCTGCCGCTGCCCACCAACCGGTGGGCCTGCCTGGAGTTCATGGTGGACGGCTCCGCCGGTCAACTCCGTACCTGGCTGGACGGCGCCGCCGTGCCCGGGCTGACCGCGGACGGCGTCCCGACGCACGACATCGACGGCCAGTGGTACAACCGCACCTGGCGGCCCCAGCTCACCGACCTGAAGCTGGGCTGGGAGAGCTACGGCGGCGGATCCGACACGCTCTGGTACGACGACGTCGCGGTCGGGTCCAGCCGGATCGGCTGCTGA
- a CDS encoding glycosyltransferase family 2 protein, whose translation MTHVRLSVVVPCFNEEASVERLHGTVRAALAELPDVDVEVVYVDDGSTDGTLAALRRLAAADADVRYTSLSRNFGKEAAMLAGLRRTTGDAVVIMDADLQHPPRLLPEMVALYRQGFDQVIARRDRRGDRFVRTLASRSFYRAINWWIDVRLLDGAGDFRLLSRLAVNAILTMPEYNRFSKGLFSWIGFRTAVVAHRNEIRQAGRSRWTFGKLFNYAFDGLLSFNNRPLRLAIYGGLFLTLIAVAYMAWVVADAVEKGIDVPGYTTIIVSVIGLGGIQMMLLGVIGEYIGRIYYETKRRPHYLVQETEHPTGPGGRPGT comes from the coding sequence GTGACGCACGTGCGGCTGTCCGTGGTGGTGCCCTGCTTCAACGAGGAAGCGTCGGTGGAGCGGTTGCACGGGACCGTGCGCGCCGCGCTCGCCGAGCTGCCCGACGTGGACGTCGAGGTGGTCTACGTCGACGACGGCAGCACCGACGGTACCCTCGCGGCGCTGCGCCGGCTCGCCGCCGCCGACGCCGACGTCCGCTACACGTCCCTGAGCCGCAACTTCGGCAAGGAGGCGGCGATGCTCGCCGGGCTGCGGCGCACGACCGGCGACGCGGTCGTGATCATGGACGCTGACCTGCAACACCCGCCGCGACTGCTGCCCGAGATGGTGGCGCTCTACCGTCAGGGCTTCGACCAGGTGATCGCCCGCCGGGACCGGCGTGGTGACCGCTTCGTCCGGACGCTCGCCTCCCGGTCGTTCTACCGGGCCATCAACTGGTGGATCGACGTACGCCTGCTGGACGGCGCCGGCGACTTCCGCCTGCTGTCCCGGCTCGCGGTGAACGCGATCCTGACCATGCCGGAGTACAACCGGTTCTCCAAGGGCCTGTTCTCCTGGATCGGCTTCCGGACCGCGGTGGTGGCCCACCGCAACGAGATCCGGCAGGCGGGGCGGAGCCGGTGGACGTTCGGCAAGCTCTTCAACTACGCGTTCGACGGCCTGCTGTCGTTCAACAACCGACCGCTGCGTCTCGCGATCTACGGCGGCCTGTTCCTCACCCTGATCGCGGTCGCCTACATGGCCTGGGTGGTCGCGGACGCCGTCGAGAAGGGCATCGACGTCCCCGGCTACACCACCATCATCGTCAGCGTGATCGGGCTCGGCGGCATCCAGATGATGCTCCTCGGGGTGATCGGGGAGTACATCGGCCGGATCTACTACGAGACCAAGCGCCGGCCGCACTACCTGGTGCAGGAGACCGAGCACCCGACCGGCCCGGGCGGGCGCCCCGGGACGTGA